The nucleotide window CAATGGTATGAGAGGTAGACATTGTACCTTCATTATCCTCTAACATTACAAAAAAATCGTCTGTAACATAAGAACTTGCCAAATTAAAACTGATGGTCGATAACTTAACAGGAACAATATTGTTATTTGCAGGCACTCTATCTTTATAATCGTAAGAAGAATCACCAAAAAAGCAAACGTATTTTAATTGAGTTGCAGGTGTAGAATTTGAGTTATATAAATGCTTGATAAAATCTCTGATGCCTGTAATGTCTTTAGATCCTGAAGAAAACTCATTGTAAATTTCGTCTAACAAAACAACCTTACCAGACAAATTTGAATTGGCTTCATGATAATCTACCAACCTTTGTGCTTCACTAGAAAGTTCTGAGTTAGTAATAACTAAATAGTTGATGTCTTTTAAAGAATGTAAATTTTGATTGGCTATTCTCGAATTTTCAACAGTTTCTGGCGTAAAAAAATCGTTCTCGTCTAAAACTATATATTCTTTTAGTTCACCTGCATTTGCCAAAAATGTAAAATCATTTCCAGTTGATGCATTAGAGATTCTTTCTGGATTTATATAATTGCTAACATCCCAAACCTGAAAAGCATTTGCTCCATTTGCAATTTGATATTCTACAGTTCCTGCAGTATTTGCTTGCAAATAGTTTCGAAAAGAAAATTGAAAATTGGAGTAATTTAAATTCTTTTTTCCGATGATTTCTATATAGTCTAAAAATGCATTTGCTGACGGATTTCCATTACTATTATAAGTAATTGCAACAGTTATATTTTCTGAGGTATTTGCCACAACTGCACTTCTTTCTAAGGCAAAAGCCTTAGTTAACGATGAGGGATTTGTTGCTGGATAATTTATAGTAACTGCATCTTGACCATTTACAACAACATCCATAGTAGAAGCTACAACTGAGTTCGAAACTCCTCTTGTTCTTACAGTAATATTTTCACCTGAAACTGCATTTGCAAAAGGAAGGGTAAAAGATTGTGTATTCTCAATATTAAAATCGGTATTAAAAAACCATTGTGTACCTACTGCTAAAATACTTCGCTCTTCTTTTTCGTAAAAAGTAAAATCATCATAAGTCGTTAAAACAGTAGTTGCTGAAGATGATACTGGAGTTTGTAATTGAATTCTTTTTCCATCTGTATCATTCACTGTAATAAAATAATAGGCTTTATCAGAATAAATGTTTTGTCTGTGTCTAGCAGTTTCATTTGCTGCATCCACTTCCCAATCATGAGGGCCTTTTGCATAGAATAAAATATAATCATCACCATCAAAAGAACCATCATTTTCACCTTCTATATAGATTGCATTCTCTTGCAAATCATCATACCTGAAATCGCTGTTTAAAACAGGTAATAGCTGACCTCCATTTCCATAAACATGGATTTTTCTAGGGTTCAAATTGTTTGCAGAAACACCTATTTGCTGTAGCAAGCTTCTATCTATCTTAAAAACACCAGTAGTGTCTACAGAAAATTGATACCAATCTCCACTAGCTAGTACAGAGTTACTAACTTGAGCTGTTGAGTTTTGCATGTAAAAAATGCAACTGATGAATAGAAATACTTTTTTGATCATTCTAGGTTTAAAACTAACGCAATTTAATCTTAGTTATTTTAAGAGTAACAAAGATAATTTATACTAAAGTAAAAATGCAATCGTTTATAAGATTATATGCAGAAAATGCATGCGTTAAAAATGTATATTTGCTTGTATAAAAGTATATTTTTATTGTAAATTGCATCATTATATAAAAACCCTATCAATTTTAAATTAGATAATGAAAAACATATTTAAAATAACATTCATAGTTTTTGCTAGTTTACTTTTTGTGAATTGTAAAAGTTCTTCATCAAATAAATCTAGGTTAACAGGTTTATCTTTTAACGACCCAAAAAACGGTAATTATATCAGAGCTAATTCTTTTAATGGCCAAGAAACTCCTTTAGGAATGGTTGGTGTAGAAGGTGGTTCTTTTACTATGGGCCAAGTACAAGATGATGTAATGTTCGATTGGAATACTACTCCAAATAAAATACACGTACGTTCTTTTTATATGGATGAAGCAGAGGTTACCAACTCTGAATATTTTTTATATGTACAGTATATGAAAGATGTTTTTCCTCCATCAGAAGAAAAGTATAAAAATATTTATAGCTCGATTTTACCAGATACTTTAGTTTGGAGAAAGAGTTTAGGAAATACAGATATTTTATCTGAAAACTACTTTCGTCATCCAGCCTATGCAGATTATCCTGTAGTTGGTGTAAGTTGGTTACAAGCTAACGAATACTGTAAATGGAGAACAAATGCAGTAAACTTAAAAACCTTAATAGATAAAGGAAATATTAAAAATATTTTTGATATTGATACCATAAGTAACTTTTTTGATACAGATGTTTTCTTAGTAGACGATTCCAAATTATTTAATGGAGATACAACCGTTTATAAAAGAGGTATTGGAAGAACCATTAGAAAACGTGGTGAAGCAAGACCTGCTAGAGATGCATTTCAAGGTAGAAAAATTACTAATGCAGATGGTGTTTTAACACAACGTTTTCGTTTACCTACAGAAGCTGAGTGGGAATTTGCAGCCAAAGCAAATGTAGAAAACAGAGAATACAACAATATAAGAGGTAGAAAGAAATATGCTTGGAATGGTAAATACACTAGAGCAAAAAATAAAAGAAATAGGGGTGATCAACTAGCCAACTTTAAACAAGGTAAAGGAGATTATAGTGGACCTTCTGGATGGAGTTCTGATGGTGCAGATATACCAAATGAAATTAAATCATATCCTCCAAATGGATTTGGTTTATATGATATGTCTGGAAATGTTGCAGAATGGGTTGCAGATGTTTACAGACCTATTGTAGACAATGAAGCTAATGACTTTAATTACTTTAGAGGTAATCTATTTACTAAAAAAATGATTGATGCAAAAGGTAATGTAGTTTTTGCAGGCGAAGAAGGTGGTGCTGAAATTGAATATGATACTTTACCAAATGGTAAAATTGTACCAAGATATTTACCAGGTTCAATCAAATATGTACCAATTACTAAGAATGATGCTTCTTTAAGAAGAAACTTTTCTAAAGCAGATAATGCTAATATTGGTGATGGAGATGCTAATTCAACTCGTTTTTATGAAGATGATGAAGATGAGATTGCAAGAAGACCAAGTATGTACAACTCTCCAAAATCTCCAGCTACTGAGATAGACCCTGTTACAGGAAGAGAGGTTTTAGTAAATGATGCTAAAAAGAGAACAACCTTAATTAGTGATAGAACTCGTGTTTATAAAGGTGGTTCATGGTCTGATAGAGAATACTGGTTAGATCCTGCACAAAGAAGATATTTACCAGAATATATGGCTACTAACTATATTGGTTTTAGATGTGTAACAGATAAATTAGGGCCTCTTTCTACAGGAAAAAGAAAAGCTAGAAATCCTAGTAGATAATTAAGAGAATTGCAAAATATTATAAGCCTCATTGTTTTTAAATAATGAGGTTTTTTTTATCTTTAATTTATGGAAATAGAAAAGCTTTACGCCCTTTATGCAGAACATTTTTTAGTAGATACAGATACTAGAAATATTCGTAAGAATACAATGTTTTTCGCACTTAAAGGCGATAATTTTAATGGAAATACTTATGCAGAAGAAGCGCTAAAATTAGGAGCAAACTATGCAATTGTAGATGAGTTCGTATATCAAACTAAAGCTAATATCATCTTAGTTGATAATGTTTTAAAAACACTACAACAATTAGCTAATTATCATCGTAAACAATTAAAAGCAAAAATTATAGGTTTAACAGGTAGCAATGGTAAAACAACCACAAAAGAGTTAATTTATGCTGTACTTTCTCAAAAATATAAAACTTCTGCAACCAAAGGCAACCTTAACAATCATATAGGTGTTCCATTAACACTACTTTCTATGCCTTTAGAAACTGAAATGGGTATAGTAGAAATGGGTGCTAATCATCAAAAAGAAATTGAATTTTTAAGTAGTATTTGTGAACCTGATTATGGATATATTACCAATTTTGGAAAAGCACATTTAGAGGGTTTTGGAGGAATTGAAGGTGTAATTAAGGGTAAAAGTGAGTTGTATACTTTTTTAGAACAAAATGATAAAATTGCATTTATAAATCCAGAAGATACAATTCAGACTCAAAAAACTAAAAATATTAAAAGGATTCCATTTGAAGAAAGTATTTCATTTATAGAGAGTAATCCATTTGTAAAAATAGCTTACAAAAATAATGCTATTCAAAGCAATTTAATTGGATCTTACAATTTTACAAACATTGGAATTGCTATAACTATAGGTGATTATTTTAAAGTTGATGAAGAGCAAATAAAGAATGCTATTGAACAATACGAATCAACAAATAATAGATCTCAAATTATAAAACAAAATTCTAATCTTATCATTCTAGATGCTTATAATGCAAATCCATCTAGTATGGAGGTTGCTCTCGAAAATTTTAATTCTTTAAAAGCAACTAAAAAAATTGTGATTTTAGGAGATATGTTTGAATTAGGTGATGATAGTTTACACGAACATCAACATATTATTAAAATGACGCTAAATATGAATTTTGATAGTTGTTATTTTGTAGGCGAACATTTCTATAGCACAAAATCAAATGCTGAACTATTTAAAACCTTTGATGATTTTAAATTATTCTTACAAAGAAATAAACCAATCAGTTCATCTATATTGATAAAAGGATCTAGAGGTATGCGTTTAGAGCGTATTTTAGAAATTTTTAAATAATATTATTTTTGTGATATTCTAGCAAATTATCAATGGGTCTTTGAATAACACCTGTTATTTTTAAATTATTTTTACTTGCAACTTTTTCTAAAATTTCTCTGAAATAATGAGCTATTGAACCTATAAAATATAAAGGAGTTGAGGCATCTTTTTCGAATGGTAAAACTCGATATTTAAAAAATTCTTGAAAGCCTCTTTTAATTATTTTTTTGATATATTTCTCTTCTTTAAATTCAAACATAAACTTTGCAAAAGAAGCCAAATACATATTAGGGTTAGGCATTCTGTATATATTCTTTTTAATATAATCTGGGTCTAAATTAAATTCATTTTCAAATCGATCTGCCATATGTTTTGGCATTTTATTATAGAAGTATTCTCTTAATAATAATTTTCCAAAATAGTTACCACTAGCTTCATCCATTAAAACATAGCCTAATGATGGGTTTTTCATGTGCACAATTTCACCATCAAAATAACAACTATTAGAACCTGTACCCAATATACACACTAAAGCAGGTTCTTTTCCTGATGCAGCATATACAGCTGCTAACATATCTTCAGCAACATGTACTTTAGCATTGATAAAAATAGATTCCATTACATCTTGCAAAATTTTAGATGGCTTTGGTGTTCCACATCCTGCACCATAAAAGTGAATTTCAGAAACCTCATCTTTAATATTGATTAACTGAAACATGTTCACGATTCTGTTGTTTAATTCTTCTTGTTCTACAACAGCAGGATTTAAACCTAAAGTTCTCACTCTAAAAACTTCATTTTTATCAGAATCTAAAGCAATCCAATCTGCTTTTGTAGAACCACCATCTGCAATTAAAATCATAATATCTCTATTTTCGTCAAAGATATTGTAAGTTATTTTAGTAGACAATACAATTAAAAACTTCAATCGTTTTCGTTATAAATTAACAGATATAGAACCATTGTAATGTTGTAAATTTGTTTTAAAATTGATTTATTATGTTTTTTTTTAAGAAGAAGTTAATTCCTTTATCTGAATTTTTTCCTACCAATTTTGTAGATATTCATTCTCATTTACTCCCAGGAATAGATGATGGAGCAAAAGACATACAACAATCTATAGAACTAATTCAAAAAATGGCTAGTTATGGAATTAAAAATTTTATAACAACTCCTCATGTTTTAGGGGATGTTTACCCTAACTCTTCAGAAACTATTAAAATTAAATTACAAGAAGTAAAAGAAGCCTTACATCACAACAATTTTACTGATATTAATATTGAAGCTGCAGCAGAATATATGATGGACGAACAATTTTCTGCACTCTTAGAAAAAGGAGATATTTTAACTTTAAAAGATACATACATTTTAGTGGAAATGTCTTACTTCAGTCCACCAATAAATTTATTTGACATCCTATTTCAAATTCAATTGAAAGGATTTAAGCCAGTATTGGCCCATCCAGAACGCTATAATTCGTATCATAATAACTTTGAAGTTTTTTATAAATTAAAAAAAGCAGGTTGCTTATTTCAATTGAATTTGTTATCATTAACTCCACAATATGGAGATAGCGTTACTAAAACTGCAGATCGTTTATTAAAAGAGAATTTATACGATTTTGTAGGCACAGACACACATCATAAAAATCATCTGCATTTATTAAAAAGTATAAGTACAAAAAAGAATCAAAAGAAGATTCAACATCTTTTAAATAATAATGCACGATTTTTGGGATGATGATTTAAAAGAATATCAAAAGCTCTTTTTATAAAAAATTCAATAAATAAATTAGTTACCCAAATATCATCTCGACCTTGTGGAGAAATCTATAAATTAAGTTTTATATTACTATAGATTTCTCTGTTCCATTTACGCTCCAATCGAAATGACATTATCAATCAAAGTATATTCTTACCTAATTTTATAAGTAATAACTAAACATAATATAAGATAATGATTATCAAACATAAAAAAAGGAAGCAAAACTGCTTCCTTTTTTATTACCATTTTAAGAACTAAATATCTTTTTATACCAAGGCTTCTTCACTTCCTCAACATAAGCATTCCCATAGCCATAACCATAGCCATAACCATAACCACGCTTCATATCTGTATCATTTAACACAAATGCCATATTAGGTAATTTCTTTTCTTCATATAACTTTTGAGGTACCACTAACATTCTCTTATCTAAATAATTAGCTCTAGACACATATAATACCATATCAGAATATTTCGAAATTAGTAACGTATCTGTTACCAAGTTTACAGGTGCAGTATCTACAATAATATAATCATAATCTTTCTTAACTTCATTCATCAATTGCTTTACACGATCTGTTAATAACAATTCAGCAGGGTTTGGTGGAATAACACCAGATGCAATAATATCAAGACCTTTTATTTCAGGAATTGTAAATTTTATATCATCTATATTTAAATCTGTATTCATGATATAATTCGTAATTCCTTTACGCTCAGAGATCCCTAAATACTCAGTTACTTTAGGTGCTCGCAAATCCATACCTAACAACAACACCTTTTTATTAGAAAGAGACAAAGCTGCTGATAAATTTATGGATATAAATGATTTACCTTCTCCACTTGTTGTAGATGTAATAAAAATAGTTTTCCCTAAATCATCGTTTCTTTCAGGAAGCATAAAATCTAAATTGGTTCGAATCAAACGAAATGCTTCTGCAGTGCTCGTTCTTGCATTGTTACCAATTACAATTTTTTGTTCCGTTTCAGAATGAGGTACATCCCCAATAAAAGGGACAGTAGTTAATTGTTCAATATCCTTACGAGTATGCAATTTTGTATCTAATAAATTTTTCAAATAAATAACAATAAAAGGTAGAATTAAACCTAAAACTAATGCAGCTAAGTATATAATCTGTTTCTTAGGCGCAACGGGTATATCTGAGCCATAAGCATAATCTATTATTTTTGCATTAGGTACAGTCACTGCAAGCGATATAGCTGTTTCTTCTTTTTTCTTAAGCAAATACGAATACAATTCTGAGTAAATCTCTTTCTGTCGTTCAATATCGATAATACCTCTTTCAATCAAGGGAATATTGGTAATCTTTGCCTTTACTTTTTTAGCTTCAACATTCAACTGATTTAATTGAATCTCTAATGATTTCTTTAAATTCGATAAGCTCGCTAATAAATTTTGCTGCAATGAATTGATTTGATTTTGAATCTCAATCAATTGAGGGTTTTTTAAACCAGCTGTAACTAATAAAGTGTTTTTTTGTAATACTAATGTGTTGTAATTTTCAATTGCTGAAGAAATACCATCATCATTAAAGCCCAGATTTGTTGGTAAAACATCATTATCCTTAGCTTGTTGATTCAATTTTTTCTGAATCCAATTGGCCAAACTCAATTGACTTTTAATCTGCACTAATTGTTGATTGCTCCGAGATACTTCCTCCAAGGCCAATTCACCTTCAGTAGACAAACCTGTAATTCCAAATTTTGTTTTATAATTTTTTACATTGTCTTGTATTAAAGCTAAATCATTACCCACGCTTATCAAACGATCTTCTATAAAGTTTTTTGTTTTTTCTGATACAATATTTTTATCTCTTATCGCATCAATATTATATTGTATTACCAACTCATTCAAGATATCTCTAGCTTTGTCCTTAACTGGATCTGTTAGACTTAGATTAATAACACTTGAATTCTTATCAGCAGTACTCACATTAATATATTTAATATATCTATCAATCACTTTATCTCTTCTCGATAAAACAACATAAATCTTTTCCTGACTAAACTCTGAAATATTTTCATTAGGCTCAACCATAATATTACCAAATCCAGTTTGAACAATTTGATTAAAATTATAATTTTTCGAATTAGTATTTTCAATATTAGAAAATTGAAATTTAGAATCATCAAGTATTTGAATCACTAAAGTAGTATCTTTTAAATTGAAAGAATTTGATTTCTCAAAATTAACTCGAATTGGCCCATTTAAATACACCTCAGTTCTTTTAATACGACCTTCTGTAAAATATTGAGTTTGTAGATTTAAAGTATCAACAACTTTACCAATAATTTTTCGAGATTTTATGATAAAAATTTCATTATCAGTATTATTGGTAGAACCTGTTCCCACAATTCCTAAATCTGCTACTGCTTTTAACTCATCAGATATCCCAGACTTCTGATTGTCCTTAATCATAATTGTTGAAGAAACAGTATACGTTGATGAACTATAACGCAGATATAAAAAAGCAATAACTAGTGCAAGAATACCCCCTAAAACAAACCATCTCCAATACGATAGGTACTTTTCCAATTCTTCTCGAATATTAATAGTATCCACTTCTTGGTTTTTTAAAACATTATTTAAATTTTCTTGCATGTTATCTGGTAATAAGAGTCACTAAAGTAATTAAAACGCTAGTTATTGAAATGAATAATGAAGTATTAGAGTTAGATGATGCTGATTGTATGCTCGCATAATTTGGTTTAACATAAACAATATCATTCTGTTGTAAATAATAAACAGGTGACGTAAAAATTTCTTTAGACAACAAATCTACCTCATATTGTTTTTTTTCTCCATTTTCCTCACGAGTTATGGTCACATTCTTACGTTGACCTGAAATATTTAAATCACCCGCTAATGCAACCGCATCTAAAATAGTAATTCTTTCGTTTGGAATATTATAACTACCAGGACGTCTAA belongs to Polaribacter dokdonensis and includes:
- a CDS encoding N-acetylglucosamine kinase yields the protein MILIADGGSTKADWIALDSDKNEVFRVRTLGLNPAVVEQEELNNRIVNMFQLINIKDEVSEIHFYGAGCGTPKPSKILQDVMESIFINAKVHVAEDMLAAVYAASGKEPALVCILGTGSNSCYFDGEIVHMKNPSLGYVLMDEASGNYFGKLLLREYFYNKMPKHMADRFENEFNLDPDYIKKNIYRMPNPNMYLASFAKFMFEFKEEKYIKKIIKRGFQEFFKYRVLPFEKDASTPLYFIGSIAHYFREILEKVASKNNLKITGVIQRPIDNLLEYHKNNII
- a CDS encoding GumC family protein; amino-acid sequence: MQENLNNVLKNQEVDTINIREELEKYLSYWRWFVLGGILALVIAFLYLRYSSSTYTVSSTIMIKDNQKSGISDELKAVADLGIVGTGSTNNTDNEIFIIKSRKIIGKVVDTLNLQTQYFTEGRIKRTEVYLNGPIRVNFEKSNSFNLKDTTLVIQILDDSKFQFSNIENTNSKNYNFNQIVQTGFGNIMVEPNENISEFSQEKIYVVLSRRDKVIDRYIKYINVSTADKNSSVINLSLTDPVKDKARDILNELVIQYNIDAIRDKNIVSEKTKNFIEDRLISVGNDLALIQDNVKNYKTKFGITGLSTEGELALEEVSRSNQQLVQIKSQLSLANWIQKKLNQQAKDNDVLPTNLGFNDDGISSAIENYNTLVLQKNTLLVTAGLKNPQLIEIQNQINSLQQNLLASLSNLKKSLEIQLNQLNVEAKKVKAKITNIPLIERGIIDIERQKEIYSELYSYLLKKKEETAISLAVTVPNAKIIDYAYGSDIPVAPKKQIIYLAALVLGLILPFIVIYLKNLLDTKLHTRKDIEQLTTVPFIGDVPHSETEQKIVIGNNARTSTAEAFRLIRTNLDFMLPERNDDLGKTIFITSTTSGEGKSFISINLSAALSLSNKKVLLLGMDLRAPKVTEYLGISERKGITNYIMNTDLNIDDIKFTIPEIKGLDIIASGVIPPNPAELLLTDRVKQLMNEVKKDYDYIIVDTAPVNLVTDTLLISKYSDMVLYVSRANYLDKRMLVVPQKLYEEKKLPNMAFVLNDTDMKRGYGYGYGYGYGNAYVEEVKKPWYKKIFSS
- the gldJ gene encoding gliding motility lipoprotein GldJ, translating into MKNIFKITFIVFASLLFVNCKSSSSNKSRLTGLSFNDPKNGNYIRANSFNGQETPLGMVGVEGGSFTMGQVQDDVMFDWNTTPNKIHVRSFYMDEAEVTNSEYFLYVQYMKDVFPPSEEKYKNIYSSILPDTLVWRKSLGNTDILSENYFRHPAYADYPVVGVSWLQANEYCKWRTNAVNLKTLIDKGNIKNIFDIDTISNFFDTDVFLVDDSKLFNGDTTVYKRGIGRTIRKRGEARPARDAFQGRKITNADGVLTQRFRLPTEAEWEFAAKANVENREYNNIRGRKKYAWNGKYTRAKNKRNRGDQLANFKQGKGDYSGPSGWSSDGADIPNEIKSYPPNGFGLYDMSGNVAEWVADVYRPIVDNEANDFNYFRGNLFTKKMIDAKGNVVFAGEEGGAEIEYDTLPNGKIVPRYLPGSIKYVPITKNDASLRRNFSKADNANIGDGDANSTRFYEDDEDEIARRPSMYNSPKSPATEIDPVTGREVLVNDAKKRTTLISDRTRVYKGGSWSDREYWLDPAQRRYLPEYMATNYIGFRCVTDKLGPLSTGKRKARNPSR
- a CDS encoding UDP-N-acetylmuramoyl-tripeptide--D-alanyl-D-alanine ligase, with amino-acid sequence MEIEKLYALYAEHFLVDTDTRNIRKNTMFFALKGDNFNGNTYAEEALKLGANYAIVDEFVYQTKANIILVDNVLKTLQQLANYHRKQLKAKIIGLTGSNGKTTTKELIYAVLSQKYKTSATKGNLNNHIGVPLTLLSMPLETEMGIVEMGANHQKEIEFLSSICEPDYGYITNFGKAHLEGFGGIEGVIKGKSELYTFLEQNDKIAFINPEDTIQTQKTKNIKRIPFEESISFIESNPFVKIAYKNNAIQSNLIGSYNFTNIGIAITIGDYFKVDEEQIKNAIEQYESTNNRSQIIKQNSNLIILDAYNANPSSMEVALENFNSLKATKKIVILGDMFELGDDSLHEHQHIIKMTLNMNFDSCYFVGEHFYSTKSNAELFKTFDDFKLFLQRNKPISSSILIKGSRGMRLERILEIFK
- a CDS encoding tyrosine-protein phosphatase; translation: MFFFKKKLIPLSEFFPTNFVDIHSHLLPGIDDGAKDIQQSIELIQKMASYGIKNFITTPHVLGDVYPNSSETIKIKLQEVKEALHHNNFTDINIEAAAEYMMDEQFSALLEKGDILTLKDTYILVEMSYFSPPINLFDILFQIQLKGFKPVLAHPERYNSYHNNFEVFYKLKKAGCLFQLNLLSLTPQYGDSVTKTADRLLKENLYDFVGTDTHHKNHLHLLKSISTKKNQKKIQHLLNNNARFLG